From a region of the Candidatus Pelagibacter sp. FZCC0015 genome:
- a CDS encoding Gfo/Idh/MocA family protein gives MNKVFKVGLIGCGHISETYFRAEKYFNNIKIVKCADINHNNALKCAKIYKIQALSVRDLLKDKEVEIILNLTIPKVHYQVAKQALLNNKHVYSEKPLAINFKDGKDLLKIAKKKKLYIGNAPDTFLGGGIQKSKELVDKKIIGKIKLGNAIFAFPGVQSYHPNPEPWFSKKEGGPVIDMGPYYLTALVNLLGPAKKVTGSIVNGVKRRTIGIGPRKNKTFKVECSTTYLSTITFENGTIIRLTLSFDVIAHQRNHIELYGDKGSMIVPDPNMFGGSVYICKKLGDPWKEYKTNKMPLGKINIRTQSSRANESPTNANYRGAGLAEMAYSIEKKKINKCNGELSLHVLDIIQSTMKACKTNKTQLIKTSCKKPKPFTLKEIKKILN, from the coding sequence ATGAACAAAGTATTTAAAGTTGGTCTCATAGGGTGTGGTCATATTTCTGAAACTTATTTTAGAGCTGAAAAATATTTTAATAATATCAAAATTGTAAAGTGTGCAGATATCAATCATAACAACGCTCTTAAGTGTGCGAAGATTTATAAAATCCAAGCTTTAAGTGTAAGAGATTTATTAAAAGATAAAGAGGTTGAAATAATTTTAAATTTAACCATTCCTAAAGTGCATTATCAAGTTGCAAAGCAAGCTTTACTAAATAATAAACATGTTTATTCAGAAAAACCATTAGCTATTAATTTTAAAGATGGAAAAGATCTACTTAAAATAGCTAAAAAGAAAAAACTTTATATTGGTAATGCACCAGATACATTTTTAGGTGGCGGTATTCAGAAATCAAAAGAATTGGTAGATAAAAAAATAATTGGAAAAATAAAATTAGGTAATGCCATTTTTGCTTTTCCTGGAGTACAATCTTATCATCCAAACCCTGAACCATGGTTTTCAAAAAAAGAAGGTGGCCCAGTAATTGACATGGGTCCTTATTATTTAACAGCTTTAGTGAATTTATTAGGACCAGCAAAAAAAGTTACTGGAAGCATAGTTAATGGAGTTAAAAGAAGAACTATTGGAATAGGCCCAAGAAAAAATAAAACATTCAAAGTTGAGTGTTCAACAACATATTTATCAACCATTACATTTGAGAACGGAACAATTATTAGATTAACTTTGTCGTTTGATGTAATCGCTCATCAAAGAAATCATATTGAGCTATATGGAGATAAAGGCTCTATGATTGTACCAGATCCAAATATGTTTGGAGGTTCAGTTTATATTTGTAAAAAGTTAGGGGATCCTTGGAAAGAATACAAAACTAATAAAATGCCATTAGGAAAAATTAATATTAGAACACAAAGTTCTAGGGCAAACGAGTCACCAACTAATGCAAATTATAGAGGAGCAGGTCTGGCGGAAATGGCTTATTCAATTGAAAAAAAAAAAATAAACAAATGTAATGGAGAATTATCTTTACATGTTTTAGATATTATTCAATCTACAATGAAAGCTTGTAAAACTAATAAAACACAATTAATTAAAACAAGCTGTAAAAAACCAAAACCTTTCACTCTTAAAGAAATCAAAAAAATATTAAATTAA
- a CDS encoding 4-hydroxythreonine-4-phosphate dehydrogenase PdxA: MAQNKSNIALLLGDPAGIGPELISKLLNDEMTKKANIVIIGEKHVFENGNSITGISHNIDVVENFDEIDFNKANRFLLDISKGKNHKYKLAEPSKESGESVLEALDLALTLAKEKKIDAINFAPMNKTSLKLGGNKHSDELQLMAEKLDVNSFCCEFNVIDNFWTARVTSHIPIKEVAQHITKENIMKPIKLINEVMELNGVKKPRIAIQALNPHAEFGTEEKDEIIPAIEEAKKLGYNVDGPLPCDTSFVVAYKNKNHDCMVGMYHDALQSGLKAFGFDRGVTVQGGLTVPVTTTAHGSAFAIAGKNKANLAPILNSFKIALSMAENKNKSIN; encoded by the coding sequence ATGGCTCAAAACAAATCTAACATTGCTTTACTACTAGGTGATCCCGCAGGCATCGGTCCAGAATTAATTTCAAAACTTTTAAATGATGAAATGACTAAAAAAGCAAACATCGTCATCATTGGTGAAAAACACGTATTTGAAAACGGAAATAGTATTACAGGAATTTCACATAATATAGATGTTGTTGAAAATTTTGATGAAATTGATTTTAATAAAGCAAATAGATTTCTATTAGATATTTCTAAAGGAAAAAATCATAAATATAAATTAGCTGAACCATCAAAAGAATCCGGTGAGAGTGTATTGGAGGCTTTAGATTTAGCTTTAACCCTTGCTAAAGAAAAAAAAATAGACGCTATTAATTTTGCGCCAATGAATAAAACAAGTTTAAAACTTGGAGGAAATAAACACTCAGATGAATTGCAATTAATGGCTGAAAAACTTGACGTAAATAGTTTCTGTTGTGAGTTTAATGTTATAGATAATTTTTGGACAGCAAGAGTAACATCTCATATTCCTATTAAAGAAGTGGCTCAACATATTACAAAAGAAAATATAATGAAGCCGATAAAATTAATTAATGAAGTTATGGAGCTAAACGGTGTGAAGAAACCTCGAATTGCTATTCAAGCACTTAATCCCCATGCGGAGTTTGGTACAGAAGAAAAAGATGAAATAATTCCTGCGATTGAGGAAGCAAAAAAACTTGGTTACAATGTTGATGGTCCGTTACCATGTGATACATCATTCGTAGTAGCTTACAAAAATAAAAATCATGATTGTATGGTAGGCATGTATCATGATGCACTTCAATCTGGTCTTAAAGCATTTGGTTTTGATAGAGGGGTAACAGTTCAAGGTGGATTAACTGTACCAGTCACAACTACTGCTCATGGTTCTGCATTTGCTATTGCGGGAAAAAATAAGGCAAACTTAGCACCAATTTTAAATTCATTTAAGATTGCATTATCAATGGCTGAAAACAAAAATAAATCAATAAACTAA
- a CDS encoding Bug family tripartite tricarboxylate transporter substrate binding protein — protein MKKSFKLFLAAAFLVTEFFVVALPLMITSAKADGHPIQAITHAGFGGGTDVTTRMMLLRARRVLKQDMQLVNKKGGGGAASMDYMMSLPADGNHTLTWTTGHAVSMALGKTKVKLSDMQPLARGTDDPQLFVVNCKNDIKDAKKFISTQKSKSLKYGTTHTGGIDDVSAIAFTKKGGLKDPTIVAYKGVAPIKTNLIKGDIDVGVLNLGEALTEINEGKLCVSVVLANERMAKIGDSPTAKELGIPVSLSTVRGFVTKKGAPADRVKQLEAGMLKAMSHNYYKNFLTEIGLDDTSVVGADEWGKQMEEMLAEMTAQLKALGYIN, from the coding sequence ATGAAAAAAAGCTTTAAACTATTTTTAGCAGCTGCTTTTCTAGTAACTGAATTTTTTGTTGTAGCTCTTCCATTAATGATCACATCGGCTAAAGCTGACGGTCATCCAATACAAGCAATTACTCACGCAGGTTTTGGTGGTGGAACTGACGTTACTACTAGAATGATGTTATTAAGAGCAAGAAGAGTTCTTAAGCAGGATATGCAATTAGTAAACAAAAAAGGCGGTGGTGGAGCAGCATCTATGGATTACATGATGTCTTTACCTGCAGATGGTAACCACACTTTAACTTGGACAACAGGTCATGCTGTATCTATGGCTTTAGGTAAAACTAAAGTTAAGTTAAGTGATATGCAACCACTTGCTAGAGGAACTGATGATCCTCAATTATTTGTTGTAAATTGTAAAAACGATATCAAAGATGCTAAAAAATTTATTAGCACACAAAAATCAAAATCACTAAAGTATGGAACTACTCACACTGGTGGTATTGATGATGTTAGTGCAATTGCATTTACAAAAAAAGGTGGATTAAAAGATCCAACTATCGTTGCTTACAAAGGTGTTGCACCAATTAAAACTAACCTAATCAAAGGAGATATTGATGTGGGTGTTTTAAACTTAGGTGAAGCTTTAACTGAAATTAATGAAGGTAAACTTTGTGTATCAGTTGTACTTGCAAACGAAAGAATGGCTAAAATTGGAGACTCTCCAACAGCTAAAGAATTAGGAATACCTGTTTCTTTATCTACTGTTAGAGGATTTGTAACTAAAAAAGGTGCTCCAGCAGACAGAGTAAAACAATTAGAAGCTGGAATGCTTAAAGCAATGAGTCACAACTATTACAAAAATTTCTTAACAGAAATTGGTCTTGATGACACTAGTGTAGTTGGTGCTGACGAGTGGGGTAAGCAAATGGAAGAAATGCTTGCGGAAATGACTGCTCAGCTTAAAGCTTTAGGTTACATTAACTAA
- a CDS encoding tripartite tricarboxylate transporter TctB family protein, whose translation MINVRKQKRANKSLPFFFKDEFKVSFVIIFVSAILLITTFTFDIVPPILNRGIQPATFPKALLILIITMTLIIYYLATKNPWKVEKKLPKSFFLTLLSFVIFIVVSKTLDFFLAISALSIFVSYCWGEKRLFYLLLVGIIFPIIVFIFFETILGLRFPPGIITNIYYS comes from the coding sequence ATGATTAATGTACGAAAACAAAAAAGGGCAAACAAAAGTTTGCCCTTTTTTTTTAAAGATGAATTTAAAGTTTCATTTGTAATTATTTTTGTATCAGCGATTTTACTTATAACTACTTTTACATTCGACATAGTACCTCCAATTTTAAATAGAGGAATTCAGCCAGCAACATTTCCTAAAGCATTACTAATTTTAATAATAACAATGACATTAATTATTTATTATTTAGCAACTAAAAATCCTTGGAAAGTTGAGAAAAAATTACCAAAATCATTCTTTCTAACTTTATTAAGTTTTGTAATTTTTATTGTAGTTTCTAAAACACTTGATTTCTTTTTAGCAATCTCAGCTTTATCTATATTTGTTTCTTATTGTTGGGGAGAAAAAAGATTATTTTATTTATTATTAGTTGGGATTATTTTTCCAATTATTGTTTTTATATTTTTTGAAACGATTTTGGGTTTAAGATTTCCTCCAGGAATAATTACGAACATTTACTATAGCTAA
- a CDS encoding tripartite tricarboxylate transporter permease: MDNLLLMLAPLFSSKLLLVLFFGTLFGLILGVLPGLGPTTGGALILPFTMTLDPLSAIVLLTSIYCAGTYGGAITAVLINTPGTPAAAATCLDGYPLAQKGEAGRALGMATVSSTVGGIFSVIILVFFAPILAQLAYEFGQPEYFALAIFGLTMLASIGEGSPIKNLIAGAFGILISTVGKDFMTSIDRFTFGINELTEGIGFIPVVVGLFAMSEMLTQSTLINQVFNRIALKAIKLPSKDDYKKTWKTILRSSGIGSFIGVLPAEGGTVASLIGYSEAKRFSKKPEEFGKGSIEGIAGAEAANNAATGGAMVPTLALGIPGSATTAVILTGLIIHGVRPGPDLFREQPDFLYGIFGSMLIANILFFIFGFFGAKIFARITLVPNKILWPMIFAVSVCGTYSLNQSIIDVWIMLFFGVLGFFMRRYGFSVVPVIIGLILGELVEGTLRQSLVIFEGNWLMFFTRPIALTFFILSLIALAFPLIRSRKIKKKK, translated from the coding sequence ATGGATAATTTATTATTAATGCTGGCACCACTTTTCAGTTCTAAACTGTTATTAGTTTTATTTTTTGGAACATTATTCGGTTTGATATTAGGTGTGTTGCCTGGGTTAGGACCAACAACAGGTGGAGCATTAATCTTACCTTTTACAATGACTCTAGATCCATTATCTGCAATTGTTTTATTAACATCTATTTATTGTGCTGGAACATATGGTGGTGCAATAACTGCTGTACTTATAAATACTCCTGGAACCCCAGCAGCTGCAGCAACTTGTTTAGATGGCTATCCATTAGCACAAAAAGGTGAAGCAGGAAGAGCTTTGGGTATGGCAACAGTATCAAGTACTGTGGGAGGTATTTTCAGTGTAATTATATTAGTTTTCTTTGCACCTATATTAGCACAACTCGCTTATGAGTTTGGTCAGCCAGAATATTTTGCATTAGCAATATTTGGTTTAACAATGCTTGCATCAATTGGTGAAGGTAGTCCAATTAAAAATTTAATTGCAGGTGCATTTGGAATATTGATTTCTACAGTTGGTAAAGATTTTATGACTTCAATTGATCGTTTTACTTTTGGGATCAATGAATTAACTGAGGGAATAGGTTTTATACCAGTAGTAGTTGGACTTTTTGCAATGAGTGAAATGTTAACTCAATCAACTTTAATCAATCAAGTATTTAACAGAATAGCTTTAAAAGCAATTAAGCTTCCAAGCAAAGATGATTATAAGAAAACTTGGAAAACAATATTACGATCAAGTGGAATTGGTTCTTTTATAGGGGTATTGCCAGCAGAAGGAGGAACAGTTGCCTCTTTGATTGGATATTCTGAGGCTAAAAGATTTTCAAAAAAACCAGAAGAATTTGGGAAAGGTTCAATTGAGGGTATTGCTGGAGCAGAAGCGGCAAATAATGCAGCAACAGGAGGTGCGATGGTTCCAACCTTAGCTCTTGGTATTCCTGGTAGTGCAACAACAGCAGTTATTCTAACTGGATTAATTATCCATGGTGTTAGACCTGGACCAGATTTATTTAGAGAGCAACCAGATTTCTTATATGGAATTTTTGGCTCTATGTTGATCGCGAATATTCTTTTCTTCATATTTGGTTTTTTTGGTGCAAAAATTTTTGCAAGAATAACTTTGGTTCCTAATAAAATTTTGTGGCCAATGATTTTTGCAGTTTCAGTTTGTGGAACATATTCACTTAATCAATCAATAATAGATGTTTGGATAATGTTATTTTTTGGTGTGCTTGGTTTCTTTATGAGAAGATATGGTTTTTCAGTTGTACCAGTTATTATTGGATTAATTTTAGGGGAATTAGTTGAAGGAACGTTAAGACAATCCTTGGTTATTTTTGAGGGTAATTGGTTGATGTTTTTTACAAGACCAATTGCTTTAACATTCTTTATTTTGTCTTTAATTGCTTTGGCTTTTCCTTTAATAAGATCAAGAAAAATTAAAAAGAAAAAATGA
- a CDS encoding SDR family NAD(P)-dependent oxidoreductase, with protein MIKFDLNNRVAVVTGGAQGFGLAITERFIEAGAKVVIWDIDESAAKEAIDKVKSENLSHQIVDVTNFEIVNKNLVEIEKKHGKIDIFVNNAGIAGMNTTVAEYPLDEWKKVMNLNLNSVFYCCKAVVPFMLKNDYGRIVNIASIAGKEGNPNASAYSTSKAGVIGLTKSLGKELAQKNIAVNCVTPAAAKTRIFDQMTEEHINYMLSKIPRNKFAKVEELASLVTWLASEENSFSTAAVFDLSGGRATY; from the coding sequence ATGATTAAGTTTGATTTAAATAATAGAGTGGCAGTTGTTACTGGCGGAGCTCAAGGATTTGGTTTAGCAATAACCGAAAGATTTATCGAAGCAGGTGCAAAAGTTGTAATTTGGGATATTGATGAAAGTGCAGCTAAAGAGGCTATAGATAAAGTGAAATCAGAAAATCTAAGTCATCAAATAGTAGACGTAACAAATTTTGAAATAGTAAATAAAAATTTAGTAGAAATAGAAAAAAAACATGGAAAAATAGATATTTTCGTTAACAACGCAGGTATTGCAGGGATGAATACTACTGTAGCTGAATATCCTTTAGATGAATGGAAAAAAGTAATGAACTTAAATTTAAATTCTGTTTTCTATTGTTGTAAAGCAGTTGTTCCATTTATGCTAAAAAATGATTATGGAAGGATAGTTAATATTGCATCAATTGCTGGAAAAGAAGGCAATCCAAATGCAAGTGCATACAGCACATCTAAGGCAGGAGTTATTGGTTTAACAAAATCTCTAGGTAAAGAGCTTGCGCAAAAAAATATAGCTGTAAATTGTGTAACACCAGCAGCAGCTAAAACAAGAATTTTTGATCAAATGACTGAGGAACACATCAATTATATGTTATCAAAAATTCCTAGAAACAAATTTGCAAAAGTTGAAGAATTAGCATCATTAGTAACTTGGTTAGCTAGTGAAGAAAATTCTTTTTCAACTGCAGCAGTTTTTGATTTAAGTGGTGGAAGAGCTACATATTAG
- a CDS encoding ROK family protein — translation MQVGIDVGATKIESVVLQDNGNEKHRSRISCPKEYTQIITAIRDIHRQLEQEFKRELPIGVCHPGVHSPQTGLVKNAPNITWLEKKPFQNDLRKALGKEVFCENDANCFALSEAIDGSGKHYKIVYGIILGSGVGGGLVIDKKIVSGPNGVAGEWGHNQIPYFAAKKENFDSSNAREAEIESFLSGLGLAKRFNKLYGKNLKTNEIFELNRKHDLDAERFIDDFKVNLAMSLSSIINILDPDAFVFGGGVSNEIDFLHEIDSLVRKFVIGREYEGVFLKPRYGDASGVRGAARLGRSATY, via the coding sequence ATGCAAGTAGGTATTGATGTAGGAGCGACTAAAATTGAGAGTGTTGTACTTCAAGATAATGGAAATGAAAAACATAGATCGAGAATATCTTGTCCAAAAGAGTATACTCAAATTATAACTGCGATAAGAGATATTCATAGACAATTAGAACAGGAATTTAAAAGAGAACTTCCAATTGGAGTTTGTCATCCAGGAGTTCATTCTCCTCAAACAGGATTAGTAAAAAATGCTCCTAATATTACCTGGTTAGAAAAAAAACCTTTTCAAAATGATTTACGTAAAGCACTTGGTAAAGAAGTGTTTTGTGAAAATGATGCTAATTGTTTTGCTTTGTCAGAAGCTATAGATGGATCAGGCAAACACTACAAAATTGTTTATGGTATTATCTTAGGATCTGGAGTTGGTGGTGGTTTAGTTATTGATAAAAAAATAGTAAGTGGACCAAATGGTGTTGCGGGAGAATGGGGTCACAATCAAATTCCTTATTTTGCTGCAAAAAAAGAAAATTTTGACTCAAGCAATGCCAGAGAAGCAGAAATTGAGAGTTTTTTATCTGGATTAGGACTAGCTAAAAGATTTAATAAACTTTACGGAAAAAACTTAAAAACGAACGAAATTTTCGAATTAAATAGAAAACATGATTTAGACGCTGAAAGATTTATCGACGATTTCAAGGTAAATTTAGCAATGTCTCTTTCAAGTATCATTAATATTTTGGATCCTGATGCTTTTGTTTTTGGAGGAGGAGTTTCAAACGAAATAGATTTTTTACATGAAATAGATTCACTAGTTAGAAAATTTGTGATCGGTAGAGAATACGAAGGTGTATTTTTAAAACCTAGATATGGAGACGCTAGTGGCGTTAGAGGTGCTGCAAGACTGGGTAGAAGCGCGACATATTAA
- a CDS encoding ABC transporter substrate-binding protein, which translates to MKKLLIALITLAFTSTSSIAGPKIEVLHWWTSGGEAAALKVLKDDFAANGGEWMDMPVTGGGGDAANVALKARIVAGDPPSASQIKGPTIQEYDQEGVVAPYNIDSVAKSEGWDNLLDPMIAAIHKCENNSGPYCAAPVNIHRIDWMWANKAVFDANGISVPTTWDELNAAAEKLQAAGIIPFAHGGQAWQDATVFEAVAMGLGGNNYYKNCYVDLKESCLRSETTVKVFDQMRKLKGFTDEGSPGRDWNVATGMVIEGKAGFQIMGDWAKGEFTAAGKVPGVDYYCAATPSNNGYLYNVDSFIFYKSSDPDKQAGQKLLAKLMMGKNFQKVFNLYKGSIPARLDVPMDEFDKCAKTSNADIKTAGASGGLVPSFAHGMAQGNTMKAALQDIITEHFNSDMSSVDAANALADSVLANM; encoded by the coding sequence ATGAAAAAACTATTGATCGCTTTAATTACATTAGCGTTCACATCTACTTCATCAATTGCAGGACCTAAGATCGAGGTATTGCACTGGTGGACGTCTGGTGGTGAAGCTGCTGCACTTAAAGTTTTAAAAGATGATTTCGCTGCAAACGGCGGTGAATGGATGGACATGCCTGTAACAGGTGGTGGTGGAGACGCTGCTAACGTTGCACTTAAAGCAAGAATCGTTGCTGGAGATCCTCCATCAGCATCACAAATTAAAGGACCTACAATTCAAGAGTATGACCAAGAAGGTGTTGTAGCTCCATATAACATTGACTCAGTTGCTAAATCAGAAGGTTGGGACAATTTATTAGATCCAATGATTGCAGCTATTCACAAGTGTGAAAATAACAGCGGACCTTATTGTGCTGCTCCAGTAAATATTCACAGAATTGACTGGATGTGGGCAAACAAAGCTGTATTTGATGCAAACGGTATTTCAGTTCCAACTACTTGGGATGAGTTAAATGCTGCTGCTGAAAAATTACAAGCTGCTGGTATCATTCCATTTGCGCACGGTGGACAAGCTTGGCAAGATGCTACAGTATTTGAAGCAGTTGCTATGGGTCTTGGAGGAAATAATTACTACAAAAACTGTTACGTAGATCTTAAAGAAAGTTGTTTAAGAAGCGAAACAACAGTTAAAGTATTTGACCAAATGAGAAAGCTTAAAGGCTTTACTGATGAAGGTAGTCCAGGAAGAGACTGGAACGTTGCAACTGGTATGGTTATTGAAGGAAAAGCTGGTTTCCAAATTATGGGTGACTGGGCAAAAGGTGAATTTACAGCTGCTGGAAAAGTTCCAGGTGTAGATTACTACTGTGCAGCTACTCCTTCAAACAATGGATACTTATATAACGTAGATAGTTTTATCTTTTACAAATCTAGTGATCCAGATAAACAAGCTGGTCAAAAGTTACTAGCTAAGCTTATGATGGGTAAAAACTTCCAAAAAGTTTTTAATCTATACAAAGGTTCTATCCCAGCTCGTTTAGATGTACCAATGGATGAATTTGACAAATGTGCAAAAACATCTAACGCAGATATTAAAACTGCTGGTGCTAGCGGTGGATTAGTTCCAAGCTTTGCTCACGGTATGGCTCAAGGTAATACTATGAAAGCTGCCCTACAAGATATCATCACAGAGCACTTCAACTCTGATATGTCATCTGTAGATGCTGCTAACGCTTTAGCTGACTCAGTTTTAGCTAATATGTAG
- a CDS encoding carbohydrate ABC transporter permease, producing the protein MFKWLEKNLPKIVMAPAVGLIGWFVYGFVLWTLYISFTNSKILPKYELWGFGQYEKLWASRKWLISVDNLLVFTALFLIFCIVIGIILAIFLDQKIRAEGVLRTIYLYPMALSFIVTGTAWKWILNPTLGIQKMFIDWGFENFTFDWLVNREMAIYTIVIAGVWQSAGFVMALFLAGLRSVEDEIVKAAKIDGAGLFTVYWRILLPMMRPVFFTSFVILVHISIKSYDLIVALTQGGPGISTTMPALFMTQTAFHKSQVGLSAASAMMMFMAVAAVIIPYLYSELRRENAR; encoded by the coding sequence ATGTTCAAGTGGTTAGAAAAAAATTTACCTAAAATTGTAATGGCTCCTGCTGTTGGGTTAATAGGTTGGTTTGTATATGGCTTTGTACTTTGGACTTTATATATATCTTTTACTAATTCAAAAATTTTACCGAAATATGAATTATGGGGTTTTGGGCAGTATGAAAAGTTATGGGCATCTCGAAAATGGCTTATATCAGTAGATAATTTGCTTGTTTTTACAGCTTTATTTTTAATTTTTTGTATTGTGATTGGTATAATTCTAGCAATCTTTCTAGATCAAAAAATAAGAGCAGAAGGGGTTTTAAGAACAATTTATTTATACCCAATGGCTTTATCATTTATCGTAACAGGTACTGCCTGGAAATGGATTTTAAACCCAACCCTTGGTATTCAAAAAATGTTTATAGATTGGGGCTTTGAGAACTTTACTTTTGATTGGCTGGTTAATAGGGAAATGGCAATTTACACCATAGTCATTGCAGGTGTTTGGCAATCCGCAGGATTTGTCATGGCTTTATTTTTAGCAGGATTAAGATCCGTTGAGGATGAAATCGTTAAAGCTGCAAAAATTGATGGTGCTGGTTTGTTTACAGTTTATTGGAGAATATTGTTACCAATGATGAGACCAGTATTTTTTACAAGCTTTGTAATTTTAGTTCATATATCAATTAAAAGTTATGATTTGATTGTCGCCTTAACTCAAGGTGGTCCAGGTATCTCTACTACGATGCCAGCTTTATTTATGACACAAACCGCATTTCACAAAAGTCAAGTTGGGTTATCTGCAGCAAGTGCGATGATGATGTTTATGGCAGTAGCTGCAGTCATTATTCCATATTTATATTCAGAATTAAGGAGAGAAAATGCAAGATAA
- a CDS encoding carbohydrate ABC transporter permease, translated as MQDNTQSSSYQQLEQKSKYTNMFLRWFLYFVLILFASYFIFPLYVMIVTSLKTMEEIRQGTLLSWPSGLNFESWAVAWGGRGYGAGDTFLRPYFWNSIKMVVPAVFFSTFIGAMTGYVLTKWRFKGDSWVFLFLLFGCFIPFQAILLPMARTLGVLGISNSIIGLVLVHTVYGIPFTTLFFRNYYVSVPTELVKAARIDGAGFFKIFFKILLPISAPIIVVTVIWQFTQIWNDFLFGSTFSFGEAAPIQVALNNMVLSSTSVKEYNVDMASAIIAGVPTLIVYVLAGKYFIRGLTSGAVKG; from the coding sequence ATGCAAGATAATACACAATCATCTTCTTACCAGCAGCTTGAACAAAAATCAAAATACACAAATATGTTTTTAAGATGGTTTTTGTATTTTGTTTTAATTCTATTTGCTTCTTATTTTATTTTTCCTTTATATGTAATGATTGTTACCTCATTAAAAACGATGGAAGAAATACGTCAAGGAACACTTTTATCTTGGCCGAGTGGATTAAATTTTGAATCTTGGGCAGTTGCTTGGGGAGGAAGAGGATATGGAGCAGGAGATACTTTTTTAAGACCTTATTTTTGGAATTCCATTAAGATGGTGGTACCTGCTGTATTTTTTTCTACCTTTATTGGAGCAATGACTGGATATGTTTTAACTAAATGGAGATTTAAAGGTGATAGTTGGGTGTTCTTATTTTTATTATTTGGATGTTTTATACCTTTTCAAGCAATATTACTTCCAATGGCTAGAACTTTGGGAGTATTAGGTATTTCAAATTCAATAATTGGGTTAGTTTTAGTTCATACCGTTTACGGTATTCCATTTACCACTTTATTTTTTAGAAATTACTATGTGTCAGTTCCAACAGAATTAGTAAAAGCTGCAAGAATTGACGGAGCTGGTTTCTTTAAAATATTTTTCAAAATTTTACTTCCAATATCAGCACCGATAATTGTGGTAACAGTTATTTGGCAGTTTACTCAAATTTGGAATGACTTTTTATTTGGATCAACTTTTTCATTTGGTGAAGCAGCACCAATTCAAGTTGCTTTAAATAACATGGTTTTATCTAGTACAAGTGTTAAAGAATACAATGTTGATATGGCGTCAGCAATCATAGCAGGAGTGCCAACACTTATTGTGTATGTTTTAGCAGGCAAATATTTTATTAGAGGATTAACTTCAGGAGCAGTGAAAGGATAA